The proteins below come from a single Spirochaetota bacterium genomic window:
- a CDS encoding DEAD/DEAH box helicase → MNTCVYENSRFLAAIDADDVSYFYLMYLVRRCGAEDAGDRRFFIPEQNIIQFLLEFERYPHVRIAEDVYTHAARTMREHLPEGIIHDAKANASAHFFHNAKPYQAQHEAFVKCLTTNVQGIFYEMGLGKTLIMITVFRHLYVHRKCRRLIVLAPSSMIYAWEAEILKYSKEFTADDILVLSSQKKKHRRMFSIEKKIYIMTYDTWKIVACEYCHRARDANGTKKKRCAHCEASSLTEHLLERSTMLVCDEAHYLGNHRSQRSAITHANAPFCAYRYLLSGTPIRKSPVELFSLMRVLSPNIIGVPYSAFERSLRAATAEGAKYALDHVSVKRLLATQLAPYVMRRFKKDCLDLPEKTVTFLRYTHADTKFGERYARGVAALRKEMEHAHRVLDEGDPPEKKAPAPAYRSSEVIPYFLRALRELSAPFADNPRWAILDDHLANLVENGNEDVVLWSWRPRVIDFLCERYRKYGAIRIHGEYPPAGTDRNHERHRLIERFKHDDSCKVAVLSTLVMDTGITLINARSMIFCDITMQTVHHFQAEDRNHRIGQLKNTNNYYLEAIGTADEAACYVLEKDRTLNTSLFSKPDAVLMGKIHTALGI, encoded by the coding sequence ATGAACACATGCGTATATGAGAACAGCCGCTTTCTGGCCGCCATCGATGCTGACGATGTATCCTATTTCTATCTGATGTATCTCGTCAGGCGCTGCGGTGCCGAGGACGCCGGGGATAGACGATTTTTCATACCCGAGCAGAATATCATACAGTTTCTGCTCGAATTCGAGCGCTATCCGCATGTGCGTATCGCGGAGGATGTGTATACCCATGCCGCGCGCACGATGCGCGAGCATCTGCCGGAAGGCATCATACATGACGCAAAGGCGAACGCGAGCGCACATTTTTTCCATAACGCAAAGCCCTATCAGGCACAGCACGAGGCATTCGTCAAATGCCTCACGACGAACGTGCAGGGCATATTCTATGAAATGGGCCTCGGGAAAACGCTTATCATGATAACCGTGTTCCGGCATCTCTATGTGCACCGGAAATGCAGGAGGCTCATCGTACTTGCGCCGTCATCGATGATATATGCCTGGGAGGCGGAGATACTCAAATACTCGAAGGAATTCACCGCGGACGATATTCTTGTGCTCAGCTCGCAGAAGAAAAAGCACCGGCGTATGTTCTCCATTGAAAAGAAAATATACATCATGACCTATGATACCTGGAAGATAGTCGCCTGCGAGTACTGCCATCGAGCCAGGGACGCGAACGGTACGAAGAAAAAGCGATGTGCGCACTGCGAGGCGTCGTCGCTTACGGAGCATCTCCTTGAGCGATCGACCATGCTCGTATGCGATGAGGCGCATTATCTGGGCAATCACCGATCGCAGCGAAGCGCCATAACACATGCCAATGCGCCGTTCTGTGCGTATCGGTATCTCCTTTCCGGCACACCGATAAGGAAATCGCCCGTCGAACTGTTCTCGCTCATGCGCGTGCTTTCGCCCAATATCATCGGCGTCCCCTACAGCGCCTTTGAGCGATCGCTCCGTGCGGCGACGGCCGAGGGCGCGAAGTACGCGCTCGATCATGTATCAGTAAAGCGGCTCCTTGCGACACAGCTTGCGCCGTATGTGATGCGGCGTTTCAAGAAGGACTGTCTCGATCTTCCCGAGAAGACCGTGACCTTCCTCCGCTACACGCATGCGGATACGAAATTCGGCGAACGCTATGCCCGGGGTGTCGCTGCGCTCAGAAAAGAAATGGAGCATGCGCATCGCGTTCTGGACGAGGGCGATCCGCCGGAGAAAAAAGCGCCGGCACCGGCATATCGGTCATCGGAGGTCATTCCGTATTTCCTCCGCGCGCTGCGCGAGCTTTCCGCGCCCTTCGCTGATAATCCGCGGTGGGCGATACTCGATGATCACCTCGCGAACCTGGTGGAGAACGGCAATGAGGATGTCGTCCTCTGGTCATGGCGTCCGCGCGTGATAGACTTTCTCTGCGAACGCTACCGGAAATACGGCGCCATTCGCATACACGGCGAATACCCGCCCGCCGGTACGGACCGGAATCACGAACGTCATCGTCTCATCGAACGATTCAAGCACGATGACTCCTGCAAGGTAGCCGTGCTCTCAACGCTTGTCATGGACACGGGCATTACGCTCATCAATGCACGGAGCATGATATTCTGCGACATCACCATGCAGACCGTACATCATTTCCAGGCGGAGGACCGCAATCACCGGATAGGCCAGCTGAAGAACACGAATAACTATTATCTTGAGGCCATCGGCACCGCGGATGAAGCGGCGTGTTATGTCCTTGAGAAGGATAGAACGCTCAATACATCGCTTTTCTCAAAGCCCGATGCCGTGCTCATGGGGAAGATACATACGGCTCTGGGGATATAG
- a CDS encoding gamma-glutamylcyclotransferase: MKYFAYGSNMNAARMEERHISYRKRTRATLADHRLCFDKIASGLEGAGYANVIPSKGEAVEGILYSSVSEAGIQLLDEKEHVYTRHYTREKVRVNTEAGTEEAWIYIAGREYRCDGLKPTSDYLAHLLQGDDILSETWVDELRDIETVDTHLFVYGTLKKGHSNHRLLSGSRCIGTGHTLRKYTMYADGIPYVKSTPATSVIQGEIYRITDEILERCDALEGHPRWYRRKQTLVQTDGKPTCAWLYFCDTADGTILPEGRWSR; encoded by the coding sequence ATGAAGTACTTCGCCTACGGATCGAACATGAATGCCGCACGAATGGAGGAGCGGCACATCTCATATCGCAAGAGGACACGCGCAACACTTGCCGATCATCGCCTTTGTTTTGACAAGATCGCATCTGGCCTTGAGGGCGCAGGATATGCTAATGTCATCCCGTCGAAAGGTGAAGCCGTCGAAGGCATTCTGTATTCTTCAGTATCGGAAGCCGGGATACAACTGCTGGATGAGAAAGAACACGTTTATACCAGGCATTACACACGCGAAAAAGTCCGTGTGAACACGGAAGCCGGCACAGAAGAAGCATGGATATATATCGCGGGCAGGGAATATCGATGCGACGGCCTTAAGCCGACATCAGACTATCTAGCGCATCTTCTTCAAGGCGATGACATCCTTTCTGAAACATGGGTCGATGAACTTCGCGATATCGAGACAGTCGATACGCATCTCTTCGTATACGGAACACTGAAAAAAGGGCACTCGAATCATCGGCTACTCTCGGGCAGCCGTTGCATAGGCACAGGGCACACACTGCGCAAGTATACTATGTATGCTGACGGTATTCCGTATGTAAAGTCAACACCCGCAACATCGGTCATACAGGGAGAGATATATCGGATAACGGACGAGATATTGGAGCGCTGCGATGCGCTTGAAGGGCACCCGCGATGGTATCGGAGAAAACAGACGCTTGTCCAGACCGACGGCAAGCCGACATGCGCATGGCTTTACTTCTGCGACACTGCGGACGGCACGATACTCCCGGAGGGTCGTTGGTCAAGATAG
- a CDS encoding tyrosine-protein phosphatase — translation MRKVTLPKGTAGKLYLHSMPGRDGENMTRLIAEMQKNGITVVVSLVEKHEIEKKSPAYAEALRNGQFPFRIESFPISDYGLPEDDEAFAAFAGKISGMITEGTNVLIHCAAGIGRTGMCAVTVLLALGMDLRTARDTIVAAGSMPESGQPEYLERTTRHFPAKE, via the coding sequence ATGAGAAAAGTAACACTGCCGAAAGGCACGGCCGGGAAACTGTATCTGCACAGCATGCCCGGGAGAGACGGGGAGAACATGACAAGGCTCATCGCCGAGATGCAGAAGAACGGCATCACGGTCGTCGTATCGCTTGTCGAGAAGCACGAGATAGAGAAAAAATCACCGGCATACGCCGAGGCTCTCAGGAACGGGCAATTCCCGTTCCGCATCGAATCATTCCCCATATCGGACTACGGTTTGCCGGAAGATGATGAGGCCTTCGCCGCATTCGCAGGCAAAATATCCGGTATGATCACCGAGGGTACGAATGTGCTCATACACTGTGCCGCCGGCATCGGACGTACCGGTATGTGTGCTGTCACCGTTCTCCTTGCACTCGGCATGGATCTGAGAACTGCACGGGATACAATAGTCGCCGCCGGTTCAATGCCTGAGTCGGGGCAGCCGGAGTATCTGGAACGTACTACACGACATTTCCCGGCTAAGGAATAA
- a CDS encoding HTH domain-containing protein, whose protein sequence is MKARYIHGIKRATGRTITTKIERFIKYILILLSHGKISVKKIHAETGISKRTLYRDLVLLESYLSIEFKHDYGEDIFFLSQYDRKNLMHLFSTGSFT, encoded by the coding sequence ATGAAAGCCAGATATATCCATGGGATAAAAAGGGCAACCGGACGCACGATAACGACAAAGATCGAACGGTTCATCAAATACATACTGATCCTGCTCTCTCACGGGAAGATATCGGTAAAGAAGATCCATGCCGAGACCGGAATATCCAAACGCACGCTGTACCGTGATCTCGTATTGCTGGAAAGCTATCTCAGTATCGAATTCAAACACGACTACGGAGAGGACATCTTTTTCCTTTCACAGTACGACAGGAAAAATCTCATGCACCTGTTCAGCACCGGTTCTTTCACGTAA
- a CDS encoding DUF262 domain-containing protein, which produces MKNPFNGSECTLYDFMGSKKDVFVIPNLQRNYVWEKKNVADLLTDITDGVDSKSEFFIGSMVFVEESLGINNKYLVIDGQQRIITLTLIISAIVKLYSAKRNINRDDKEFIDNCESFYYTQKLDAKAPKLKLEKADGHFYSELLSGDEKRIDAAKITTPADKNLKKVYSEICEQLNEHKLNHLKKICQYIFKNIWVIKIMCSDIGSAYSVFESINDRGVKLEPIDLIKNLCISTFDKKKTTETAITGFLNKWENFLAILSNNKGEYIVRTSTFFKHYIMSTGDYISKAKIYIKMKEQIKENGVQRISELVSGLSFIANKYKELSQTKQGPVGRMNELNFRQSYIILIAASTKENKFLDKLVSNYLLIITYIFVFSKLKTNILEKEFCEISKSIRQRKIRSKTSLTDDEKIFVKKLFDDLIYNNKDKFLGSLRDFKYDESKDHKKTLLLLSEISRYLDGGYHLNKSVEHILPKDKCTRRDGFDNSFLSLSEKEYALFSKSIGNLTLLPLPMNSSVQKKWQKKCKAYRQDGAFLTKSIVSKIEHPRASANIHKKAYDAYGFDPAQKWDKDAIDRRLKSIIKLINYIWFSDNYKVQIKYFD; this is translated from the coding sequence ATGAAAAACCCATTTAATGGATCGGAATGTACATTATATGATTTTATGGGGTCAAAAAAAGATGTGTTTGTGATTCCAAATTTACAGCGTAATTATGTATGGGAGAAAAAAAACGTAGCTGATTTATTAACAGACATTACTGACGGAGTTGATTCAAAAAGTGAATTTTTTATTGGCAGCATGGTATTTGTTGAGGAGTCGCTGGGGATAAATAATAAATATCTTGTTATTGATGGGCAGCAGAGGATTATTACATTGACTTTAATAATATCGGCCATCGTAAAGCTATATTCTGCAAAACGAAATATAAACAGGGATGATAAAGAGTTTATTGATAATTGTGAATCTTTCTATTATACTCAAAAATTAGATGCGAAGGCTCCGAAGCTAAAGCTCGAAAAAGCGGATGGACATTTTTACTCAGAGTTATTGTCGGGCGATGAAAAAAGAATAGATGCGGCTAAAATCACTACGCCTGCCGATAAAAATCTCAAAAAAGTATATTCCGAAATATGTGAGCAGCTTAATGAACACAAGCTGAATCACTTAAAAAAAATATGCCAATATATATTTAAAAACATCTGGGTTATTAAAATAATGTGTAGTGATATTGGAAGCGCATATTCTGTGTTTGAATCTATTAATGATCGAGGAGTAAAATTAGAACCGATTGATTTGATAAAAAATCTATGCATCAGTACATTTGATAAAAAAAAGACGACTGAAACTGCAATAACAGGTTTCTTGAATAAGTGGGAAAATTTCCTTGCCATTCTTTCAAACAACAAAGGAGAGTATATCGTAAGAACATCAACTTTTTTCAAGCACTACATTATGTCAACAGGAGATTACATCAGCAAGGCAAAGATATATATAAAAATGAAAGAGCAAATAAAAGAAAATGGAGTGCAACGCATCAGTGAATTAGTCAGTGGTCTTAGTTTCATCGCGAACAAGTATAAAGAATTGTCACAAACGAAACAGGGACCAGTGGGCAGAATGAATGAATTGAACTTTAGACAATCGTATATTATTTTAATTGCCGCGTCGACAAAAGAAAATAAATTTCTCGATAAACTTGTTTCTAATTATTTATTAATAATTACATACATATTTGTTTTTTCAAAGCTAAAAACAAATATTCTCGAAAAAGAATTCTGCGAAATATCAAAATCGATACGGCAACGAAAAATCAGAAGCAAAACATCATTGACGGATGACGAGAAAATATTTGTAAAAAAGCTTTTTGATGACCTTATATATAACAATAAAGATAAGTTTTTAGGGTCTTTACGTGATTTTAAGTATGATGAAAGCAAAGATCACAAAAAAACTTTGCTTTTGCTTAGTGAAATTAGCAGATACCTAGATGGCGGTTATCACTTAAATAAATCAGTTGAACATATATTGCCAAAAGATAAGTGTACTAGAAGAGACGGCTTTGATAACTCATTTTTGTCTTTGAGCGAAAAAGAATATGCTTTGTTTTCAAAAAGTATCGGAAATCTGACTTTGCTGCCGCTGCCTATGAATTCATCGGTGCAGAAAAAATGGCAAAAGAAGTGTAAGGCATATCGACAAGACGGGGCATTCTTGACAAAATCAATTGTTTCAAAAATTGAACACCCGCGTGCGAGCGCTAATATACATAAAAAAGCATACGACGCGTATGGGTTTGATCCTGCTCAAAAATGGGATAAAGATGCAATAGACAGAAGACTTAAATCGATAATAAAACTGATTAACTATATTTGGTTCTCAGATAATTATAAAGTACAAATAAAATACTTTGATTAA
- a CDS encoding AraC family transcriptional regulator, which yields MSDPETAVASYFLTMLYLKKHLLFNSHAAGPQSGFPNSCIGYVIQGAVDFIAKSGTLHADQGDIIYIPKGQKYVSRWRGSPEIEFYSLNFEFRSNVLPGDPYKFQIIKDAEDAVKCSLDRIYSALNANDLSLGIGEFYMLYHTLSRELVYSGSRPGITEVKAAIEYIESHYLHDFTIAHLAILCNLSESRFFTLFKKSTGCTPVEYKNKVRIQHAVNYLVTGTNTVEWISENLNFSSPAYFRKVFKTIMGITPKEMRQQITSM from the coding sequence ATGAGCGATCCCGAAACAGCTGTTGCATCGTATTTTTTGACGATGCTGTATCTGAAAAAACACCTGCTCTTCAACTCGCATGCAGCCGGTCCGCAATCCGGTTTCCCGAATTCCTGCATCGGCTACGTTATTCAGGGCGCCGTGGATTTTATCGCAAAGTCAGGAACGCTTCACGCGGACCAAGGGGACATCATCTATATACCCAAGGGGCAGAAATATGTTTCCCGCTGGCGCGGCTCGCCCGAGATCGAATTCTATTCCCTGAACTTCGAGTTCAGATCGAACGTGCTGCCGGGGGACCCGTACAAATTCCAGATCATAAAGGATGCAGAAGATGCGGTCAAATGTTCTCTCGATCGTATCTATAGTGCTTTGAATGCGAATGACCTCAGTTTGGGCATTGGAGAGTTCTATATGCTCTATCACACTTTGTCGCGGGAACTCGTCTATTCCGGATCACGGCCCGGCATAACCGAAGTGAAAGCGGCGATCGAGTATATTGAAAGCCATTATCTGCATGATTTTACCATTGCACACCTTGCCATACTGTGCAATCTAAGCGAATCACGGTTCTTCACCTTGTTTAAAAAGTCGACGGGGTGTACGCCCGTCGAATATAAGAACAAAGTAAGGATACAGCACGCGGTGAACTATCTTGTTACCGGCACGAATACCGTGGAATGGATAAGTGAAAACCTCAATTTCAGCTCGCCGGCGTATTTCAGGAAAGTATTCAAAACGATCATGGGAATAACGCCGAAAGAAATGCGGCAGCAGATCACATCAATGTAG
- a CDS encoding zinc-binding alcohol dehydrogenase, translating to MDGSCIVFESTGKAVVKQIDVPQPKADEVLLENEYTVISAGTERANLMNLPNTGSEEQGFPFYPGYSGSGRVMSVGDEVTDLNIGDRVVVNWGGHRSHSIRKAKTILKIDDSSIDMLDAAFAPIASFSFLGVRKLKLELGESAMIVGQGILGVFALQIAVLSGAIPVIASDLDPTRRALALKLGAASAFSPVEDNYAEKVKAATGGNGPNAVVEVTGSAIALKQALEYVAWEGRISLLGCTRISDVPIDFYKYVHRRGISLIGAHTSARAQMESSPGHWTEHDDYRTFLKLVAAKKMQTRPLISEIVSPLDAPAVYARLAEKKDPPLGIVFDWAKIG from the coding sequence ATGGACGGCTCGTGTATCGTATTTGAGTCGACAGGCAAGGCTGTGGTAAAACAGATCGATGTCCCTCAGCCGAAAGCGGATGAAGTTCTGCTGGAGAACGAATACACCGTGATAAGCGCCGGCACGGAACGGGCTAATCTGATGAACCTGCCGAACACCGGAAGCGAAGAACAGGGTTTTCCATTCTACCCCGGTTACTCAGGGTCGGGCCGCGTCATGTCAGTCGGCGATGAAGTTACTGATCTCAACATCGGTGACCGTGTCGTGGTCAACTGGGGCGGCCACCGTTCGCATTCGATACGAAAGGCGAAGACGATACTCAAGATCGATGACAGTTCTATTGACATGCTCGACGCCGCGTTCGCGCCTATCGCCTCATTTTCATTCCTGGGTGTGCGTAAGCTGAAACTTGAATTGGGCGAATCCGCAATGATAGTCGGCCAGGGTATACTGGGCGTATTCGCGCTTCAGATCGCCGTTCTCTCCGGGGCTATCCCGGTGATAGCATCGGATCTCGACCCGACACGCCGTGCGCTGGCACTCAAGCTCGGTGCGGCATCTGCTTTTTCTCCCGTCGAAGATAATTATGCAGAGAAGGTGAAAGCGGCGACGGGCGGCAACGGGCCCAACGCTGTGGTCGAAGTTACCGGCTCTGCCATTGCGCTTAAGCAGGCATTGGAGTATGTGGCGTGGGAGGGGCGTATATCCCTTCTCGGCTGCACCCGTATTTCCGATGTACCCATCGACTTCTACAAGTATGTACACCGCCGCGGTATAAGCCTCATCGGGGCGCACACCTCCGCCAGGGCGCAGATGGAATCTTCTCCCGGACATTGGACGGAGCATGACGATTACCGTACGTTCCTGAAGCTTGTTGCGGCAAAGAAGATGCAGACGAGACCGCTCATCTCCGAGATCGTTTCACCATTGGATGCGCCGGCTGTCTATGCCCGCCTTGCGGAGAAAAAAGATCCGCCGTTGGGAATTGTTTTTGATTGGGCAAAGATAGGATAA
- a CDS encoding NAD-dependent epimerase/dehydratase family protein, with product MLQAQENNSEAKILTDRTVLVLGGTGAMGVYLVPELAAMGYEVKVVSADDAVSSDPKVSYVKADAKNSEIMKELLKGKFDAIVDFMIYGTEEFRGKHELLLQSTAHYLFLSSYRVYNETVPITEESPRLLDTSKDKEFLATEDYSLYKAREEDILQSSTFDNWTIIRPAITYSKRRFQLTTLEAHVVVARAMKGLPIVIPREALSVQATMSWAGDVAKMIARLLCNPAALRERFTLATAEHRSWGEIAEYYKEIIGLHYVPADTEDYLKIMGGSHYARYQLQYDRLFERVVDNSKILKITGLVQEELMPLRKGLEKELSALPKDMVWQDASGIGKEMDDYVRRHG from the coding sequence ATGTTACAAGCGCAAGAAAACAATAGTGAGGCAAAAATTTTAACAGACCGCACGGTGCTGGTACTTGGCGGTACCGGGGCGATGGGCGTGTATCTGGTGCCAGAACTCGCGGCCATGGGATACGAAGTCAAGGTGGTTTCCGCCGATGATGCCGTATCCAGCGACCCAAAAGTATCCTATGTCAAGGCCGACGCAAAAAACAGTGAGATCATGAAAGAACTCTTGAAAGGGAAATTCGACGCCATCGTCGACTTTATGATCTACGGGACGGAGGAGTTCAGGGGGAAGCACGAGCTCCTGCTGCAAAGCACGGCGCACTACCTATTCCTCTCTTCCTATCGCGTGTATAACGAGACGGTCCCAATTACTGAAGAGTCGCCTCGGCTGCTTGATACATCGAAAGACAAGGAATTCCTGGCAACCGAGGATTACTCCCTATACAAGGCGCGCGAGGAGGACATCCTTCAAAGTTCGACGTTCGATAACTGGACGATCATAAGGCCGGCCATAACCTATTCGAAAAGGCGTTTTCAGCTGACGACGCTTGAGGCGCATGTGGTCGTGGCCCGCGCGATGAAAGGCTTGCCGATCGTTATCCCGCGCGAGGCGCTTTCGGTGCAGGCGACCATGAGCTGGGCGGGCGATGTGGCAAAGATGATCGCACGGCTCCTTTGCAACCCCGCGGCCTTGCGCGAACGCTTTACCCTGGCCACCGCTGAACATCGCAGCTGGGGTGAGATCGCTGAGTACTATAAGGAGATCATCGGCCTGCACTATGTGCCTGCCGACACTGAAGACTACTTGAAGATCATGGGCGGTTCGCACTATGCTCGATACCAGCTGCAATACGACAGATTATTTGAGCGTGTTGTCGATAACTCAAAAATATTAAAGATCACCGGGCTTGTGCAGGAAGAGCTGATGCCGCTCCGCAAAGGACTTGAAAAAGAACTGTCCGCGTTGCCAAAAGACATGGTCTGGCAGGACGCAAGCGGCATCGGGAAGGAAATGGACGACTACGTGAGACGACACGGATAA
- a CDS encoding Gfo/Idh/MocA family oxidoreductase — protein MKKIKIGQLGVCHEHAVKIASLRRMPDIFEVVGVVDDRTSPSAKFAGSDLAPYEGLPWMTEDELFKYPGLQAVTVETPNGDLVPTAIRCMEHNLAIHMDKPGGEDLKLFGQLIKGCREKNLPFQMGYMFRNNPAMQLCLKAVREKWLGDIFEVQAGMSHNYGGDAYQQYLGNFRGGIMFNLGCHFIDLIVAMLGRPGKITPILKTTLGLAGDIKNNCLAILDYPHATVTLRACSMEVDGSNNRRLKVCGTKGTIDLCPLERFDGKPLTMRLTLSEGRGEYPAGTHTIDLGVHTDRYQDQFSEFAKIINGEMKNPYTYGHDMLVEEVVLAASGYMKWE, from the coding sequence ATGAAAAAAATAAAGATCGGACAGCTCGGCGTCTGCCATGAGCATGCGGTCAAGATCGCGAGCCTGCGCAGAATGCCTGATATATTCGAAGTGGTGGGCGTCGTTGATGATAGAACGTCACCATCCGCAAAATTCGCCGGTTCTGATCTCGCACCTTATGAGGGGCTGCCGTGGATGACGGAAGATGAGTTGTTCAAATATCCCGGGCTTCAGGCTGTGACCGTTGAGACACCGAATGGAGATCTGGTCCCCACCGCCATACGCTGCATGGAACACAACCTGGCGATACATATGGATAAACCCGGCGGCGAAGACCTGAAGCTGTTCGGTCAGCTGATCAAGGGCTGCAGAGAAAAAAATCTTCCGTTCCAGATGGGATATATGTTCCGGAACAATCCTGCCATGCAATTATGCCTCAAGGCGGTCCGGGAAAAGTGGCTTGGCGATATCTTCGAGGTGCAGGCGGGCATGAGCCATAATTACGGCGGTGATGCATATCAGCAGTATCTTGGTAATTTCCGCGGCGGCATCATGTTCAATCTGGGATGCCACTTCATCGATCTGATAGTCGCTATGCTGGGGCGGCCGGGAAAGATCACCCCAATACTAAAGACAACTCTTGGACTTGCCGGTGATATAAAGAATAATTGTCTTGCGATACTTGACTATCCGCACGCAACAGTGACATTGCGTGCATGCAGTATGGAGGTCGATGGCTCGAACAACAGGCGGTTGAAGGTCTGCGGCACCAAAGGGACTATCGATCTTTGCCCGCTCGAGCGTTTCGACGGCAAACCGCTGACGATGCGTTTGACGCTCAGTGAAGGCCGCGGGGAATATCCGGCAGGGACACATACCATAGATCTCGGGGTACATACCGACCGCTATCAAGATCAGTTCTCCGAGTTCGCTAAGATCATCAACGGTGAAATGAAAAACCCTTACACCTATGGACATGATATGCTGGTAGAGGAGGTGGTCTTAGCCGCTTCCGGATATATGAAATGGGAGTGA
- a CDS encoding NAD(P)H-quinone oxidoreductase produces the protein MKAMLVDEKKSLVWTDVPDPEPKSNEILIDIHAVALNRADLMQRSGDYPSPPGWPPWMGLEVAGMVSKAPAGCRWKPGDKVCALLGGGGYAEKVAVPADMALPVPQGLSMAEAAAIPEAFATSYLNLCIEGGMKAGDTVFIPAGASGLGMAAIQLAKALGAKVVTTVGSEEKANFVRELGADVIINRKKETIAQVLAQHPVDIAMDCVAGADLGACLGTMARGGRWIVIATLGGPMSELNMTDLFKRGIRIIGSTLRSRTAEMKANILSELETKLWGKFSSGEFKSIVHMTLPMTRAEEAHGVLEKQRNLGKVVLTLKGGEYKSPSPGYGLCGGEKRIRE, from the coding sequence ATGAAGGCAATGCTCGTTGATGAAAAAAAATCGCTGGTGTGGACGGATGTCCCTGATCCTGAGCCGAAAAGTAATGAGATACTCATCGATATTCACGCCGTTGCTCTCAATCGCGCCGATCTCATGCAACGGTCCGGCGATTATCCATCACCCCCCGGATGGCCTCCATGGATGGGGCTCGAAGTTGCCGGTATGGTGAGTAAAGCACCGGCAGGCTGCCGCTGGAAACCGGGAGACAAGGTGTGTGCGCTTTTAGGCGGGGGCGGGTACGCTGAGAAGGTCGCCGTTCCTGCTGACATGGCCCTGCCGGTCCCACAGGGTTTGTCAATGGCCGAAGCTGCTGCAATACCGGAAGCGTTCGCTACATCATATTTGAATTTGTGCATCGAAGGTGGCATGAAAGCAGGAGATACCGTGTTCATACCGGCCGGTGCGAGCGGGCTCGGGATGGCGGCGATTCAGTTGGCGAAAGCGCTAGGTGCAAAAGTCGTGACCACGGTCGGTTCTGAAGAGAAAGCGAACTTTGTCCGCGAATTAGGGGCTGACGTTATCATCAACCGAAAGAAAGAGACTATCGCGCAGGTACTGGCGCAGCACCCGGTCGATATCGCCATGGATTGTGTCGCGGGGGCGGATCTCGGCGCCTGTCTGGGAACGATGGCGCGCGGCGGGCGTTGGATAGTCATCGCGACGCTCGGCGGGCCGATGAGCGAACTGAATATGACCGATCTTTTCAAGCGCGGAATACGGATTATCGGCAGTACGCTCCGCAGTCGTACAGCGGAGATGAAGGCGAATATTCTCTCCGAACTTGAGACGAAACTTTGGGGCAAATTCTCCTCGGGCGAATTCAAGTCTATCGTCCATATGACGCTCCCTATGACTAGGGCGGAAGAGGCGCACGGGGTTCTTGAAAAACAGCGGAACCTGGGCAAAGTCGTTCTGACACTCAAGGGAGGAGAGTACAAAAGCCCTTCTCCTGGATATGGACTATGCGGCGGTGAAAAGAGGATCCGAGAATGA